A single Alteribacter lacisalsi DNA region contains:
- a CDS encoding gamma-glutamyltransferase has protein sequence MKRRQKKLLSSALAGVMVAGTLVFPGSGYADFMKDQEDSVTGYGGAAATEDPQASAAAMHILEQGGNAVDAAIAAAAAQGVTRPFSGGIGGGGMMLVYLAEEDEYISIDNRSQATQAFGPDVLINPDTGLVYPEAVRITNGMVTSVPGAVKAWEEALENYGTMTMAEVLEPAREIAEDGFQVDSNFVRELTSNSARFALFEPTKELYFDEDGNLPEAGDIFTNPDLAETYRLIGEHGASILYEGEIAEDIIDTVNNPPVVDDPDFSAMSSLWEEEFGVLPGEMTLDDLSNYEALTSEPVHTTYRDYDVYGAPPSSSGGATIGQTLNMLEHYALSDMPRVQALHYYLEATRLSFADRREYIGDPAFTDIPVTGLTSKGFAEERRWQIDDNLADVGQVAPGNPWPYEEDPDRWPEEPPADGPALQYDFEGEDGDLWALDKFHRLDTGPTSSPFDSEITLQDNTGQMLVNARHPDRGSAYGRATATMDAIQNAELTTRFKTDNVGQNQRLRFWLQADVWRSGSSLPVNGYGVEVNLNTNELILYTSVNSTLRTLDTADLDMDTDWKDLRFRVEGNVLKASLWNADEDEPDEWMFDYTLADNDIIADPRGRFLLSAINFTQLNDVTFNLDNVLVEDLGEVEYSDAQGTPGKPVSSPDSSQAEEDAEVIHFEKEHLELMEKEELYMDEEEMGADESTIHLSVSDRDGNVVSYTSTIVSIGGNGMVVPDRGFLLNNALYGRIPVQPPNHPNYPRPGMRSMSSMSPTLVMEDGNPVLTLGAPGSDTILTTVLQVMLNNLEFGMPINEAIAEPRINQRNNFNGLAEYEQIFWEDNEELQETVGALEGMGHRFQAVTATQGIGAVTAIEFLEDGKVRPAAEPTRRGGGSAMVQSMEPLPTVERIFGDHRIATAVEISREGWNDGANHVVLARSDSFSDALAGSPLAHQYDAPVLLTNPNQLHEETFDEIERLGADTITILGGENAISPAVEQELADAGYNTDRIAGENRFDTSVEIAERVMDLGGSEFDQVVVANGQNFPDALSVAPYAALNGSPILLTRTDRLSDGVGEYAGEFNRTLVVGGEAAVSSEVKAQLPAPERAAGENRYETAVEVVNYFNIPSAKAYMATGSNFADALSGSALAAKNSAPIMLVRTNEVPDQVLELIDQRNTLNFYILGGPDAISETVRQQLLQ, from the coding sequence ATGAAACGAAGGCAGAAGAAACTGCTTTCCTCGGCACTGGCCGGGGTGATGGTTGCTGGAACGCTTGTATTTCCCGGCAGCGGTTACGCGGATTTTATGAAAGATCAGGAAGACTCGGTAACCGGCTACGGAGGTGCTGCGGCAACAGAGGATCCACAGGCATCAGCAGCAGCGATGCATATCCTCGAGCAGGGGGGGAACGCCGTTGATGCAGCCATTGCGGCAGCAGCGGCCCAGGGTGTGACGCGGCCATTTTCAGGCGGAATCGGCGGGGGCGGCATGATGCTTGTGTACCTCGCAGAAGAGGACGAGTACATATCGATCGACAATCGGTCGCAGGCAACACAGGCGTTTGGCCCTGACGTGCTGATCAATCCGGACACCGGTCTCGTTTACCCGGAAGCGGTGCGTATCACCAACGGGATGGTAACCTCTGTGCCAGGTGCCGTCAAAGCTTGGGAGGAAGCACTGGAAAACTACGGAACAATGACGATGGCGGAAGTCCTGGAGCCGGCCCGTGAAATTGCAGAAGATGGCTTCCAGGTGGACAGCAACTTCGTACGTGAGCTCACATCGAATTCGGCGCGCTTTGCCTTGTTCGAACCGACGAAGGAACTGTATTTTGACGAAGACGGGAATCTCCCGGAAGCTGGAGACATCTTCACGAACCCGGATCTGGCAGAAACGTACCGCCTGATCGGCGAGCATGGTGCGAGTATCCTTTATGAAGGCGAAATTGCAGAGGACATCATCGATACAGTGAACAACCCGCCGGTCGTTGACGATCCGGACTTTTCTGCTATGAGCAGCCTCTGGGAAGAGGAGTTCGGCGTGCTGCCGGGGGAAATGACACTGGATGATCTGAGCAATTACGAAGCGCTCACGTCCGAACCGGTCCATACGACGTACCGGGATTATGACGTGTACGGTGCCCCGCCTTCCTCAAGCGGCGGCGCTACAATCGGACAGACGCTGAACATGCTTGAACATTACGCCCTCTCCGACATGCCGCGTGTACAGGCGCTTCATTATTATCTCGAAGCAACCCGCCTTTCTTTTGCAGACAGGCGGGAGTACATCGGGGATCCGGCCTTTACGGACATCCCGGTAACGGGGCTCACGTCGAAAGGCTTTGCCGAGGAGCGGCGCTGGCAAATCGATGATAACCTCGCTGACGTAGGGCAGGTGGCACCGGGAAATCCTTGGCCGTATGAAGAGGACCCTGACCGCTGGCCTGAAGAACCGCCGGCTGACGGACCGGCACTCCAGTACGATTTTGAAGGCGAAGACGGGGATTTGTGGGCACTCGACAAATTCCACCGCCTCGATACTGGACCAACGAGCAGTCCGTTTGACTCTGAAATTACGCTTCAGGACAACACGGGGCAGATGCTCGTAAACGCACGCCATCCGGATCGGGGAAGCGCATACGGCCGTGCAACGGCCACGATGGACGCGATCCAGAATGCCGAGCTGACGACCCGTTTCAAAACGGACAATGTCGGGCAGAATCAGCGCCTCCGGTTCTGGCTCCAGGCCGATGTCTGGCGCTCCGGATCCTCGCTTCCGGTCAACGGCTACGGGGTTGAAGTGAACCTGAATACGAACGAGCTTATTCTTTATACGTCCGTTAATTCAACACTCCGCACCCTTGATACAGCTGATCTTGATATGGATACAGACTGGAAGGATCTTCGTTTCCGGGTGGAAGGTAACGTCCTGAAAGCAAGTCTATGGAACGCTGATGAAGACGAGCCGGACGAGTGGATGTTTGATTACACGCTTGCGGACAACGACATCATTGCCGACCCGCGCGGCCGCTTCCTGTTAAGCGCGATCAACTTCACCCAGCTGAACGACGTCACGTTCAACCTTGATAACGTACTCGTTGAGGACCTCGGCGAGGTTGAATACAGTGACGCGCAGGGAACACCGGGTAAACCTGTATCCTCACCAGACTCCTCGCAGGCTGAAGAGGATGCCGAAGTGATTCATTTTGAAAAAGAACACCTCGAACTTATGGAAAAAGAAGAACTGTATATGGATGAAGAAGAGATGGGCGCAGACGAGTCCACGATTCATCTGTCCGTGAGTGACCGTGACGGAAACGTGGTCAGCTACACGTCTACGATCGTGTCCATCGGCGGTAACGGCATGGTTGTTCCTGACCGCGGCTTCCTGTTAAACAATGCCCTTTACGGTCGGATTCCGGTACAGCCGCCGAACCACCCGAACTATCCGAGACCGGGGATGCGATCCATGAGCAGTATGTCGCCGACTTTGGTGATGGAAGACGGTAATCCGGTTCTCACCCTTGGGGCACCGGGAAGCGACACAATTCTTACGACCGTGCTTCAGGTGATGCTTAACAACCTCGAATTCGGTATGCCGATCAATGAAGCGATCGCTGAACCGCGCATCAACCAGCGAAACAACTTCAATGGTCTGGCGGAGTACGAGCAGATTTTCTGGGAGGATAACGAAGAACTCCAGGAAACTGTCGGCGCACTTGAAGGCATGGGTCACCGTTTCCAGGCAGTCACAGCGACGCAGGGAATCGGGGCAGTGACAGCGATTGAGTTTCTTGAAGACGGAAAAGTACGGCCGGCAGCTGAACCGACACGCCGCGGAGGCGGAAGTGCGATGGTGCAGTCCATGGAGCCGCTTCCGACTGTAGAGCGGATTTTCGGTGACCACCGGATTGCCACAGCTGTCGAAATTTCCAGAGAAGGTTGGAATGACGGTGCCAATCACGTTGTTCTTGCACGTTCAGACAGCTTTTCAGATGCACTGGCAGGCTCACCGTTAGCCCATCAGTATGATGCACCTGTTCTCCTTACGAATCCGAATCAGCTTCACGAGGAGACGTTTGATGAAATCGAAAGACTTGGTGCTGATACCATTACGATCCTCGGCGGCGAAAATGCCATATCGCCTGCGGTGGAGCAGGAACTCGCAGACGCAGGCTATAATACGGACAGAATTGCCGGTGAAAATCGCTTTGATACGTCAGTGGAAATCGCCGAGCGCGTGATGGATCTGGGTGGAAGCGAGTTTGATCAGGTGGTGGTCGCAAACGGCCAGAACTTCCCGGATGCGTTATCAGTCGCTCCGTACGCCGCATTGAACGGCAGTCCGATTCTCCTGACCCGTACCGACCGTCTCAGTGACGGCGTGGGCGAGTACGCAGGGGAATTTAACCGCACGCTCGTTGTCGGCGGCGAAGCAGCAGTCAGCAGCGAAGTGAAAGCCCAACTGCCGGCCCCTGAAAGAGCAGCCGGTGAAAACCGTTACGAAACGGCTGTCGAAGTCGTGAACTACTTCAATATTCCATCGGCAAAAGCGTACATGGCTACCGGCAGCAACTTTGCCGATGCGCTCAGCGGTTCCGCACTGGCTGCGAAAAACAGCGCACCGATTATGCTCGTCAGAACAAACGAAGTGCCTGACCAGGTACTGGAGCTGATCGATCAGCGAAACACGCTCAATTTCTATATTCTCGGCGGACCTGACGCCATCAGCGAAACCGTCAGACAACAACTCCTGCAATAG
- a CDS encoding M14 family metallopeptidase, which translates to MNIMVRRGDSFWYYSQLFNISLMLIEDSNPDTNPGALQIGQVVRIPGYYVSTYTVQSGDSFWTISRRRGINIDTFFLLNQRINPAALQIGQTLNVPVRVESTLVQGKREYGYSALMNDLRQLVEIYPFLVKRTIGNSVMGKEIVELQVGRGDKRVHMNASFHAHEWITTPILMQTLNEYLLAVSNRGAIRGLFMPDLYQSTTLSLVPNVNPDGVDLLIEGLPEEEPYRSDVLDINDGSTDFSGWKANIRGVDLNNQYPALWEEEAEQKPPAPAPRDFPGYEPLTEPEAIAMADLTEEGNFDRVLAFHTQGKVIFWGFQGLEPPEAETIVLEFQRVSGFEPIQYVESYAGYKDWFIQEWQRPGYTVELGLGENPLPIEQFDEMYEENLGIFLAALYM; encoded by the coding sequence GTGAACATCATGGTACGTCGCGGAGACAGCTTCTGGTATTACAGCCAGCTGTTTAATATATCTTTAATGCTGATTGAAGATTCCAATCCGGATACAAACCCCGGTGCACTGCAGATCGGACAGGTGGTCCGTATTCCAGGTTATTATGTCAGCACCTATACCGTTCAGTCAGGCGATTCATTCTGGACCATTTCACGGCGGCGGGGCATCAACATCGACACGTTTTTTCTCTTAAATCAGCGGATTAACCCGGCTGCGCTGCAGATTGGTCAGACTCTCAATGTTCCGGTACGGGTGGAGAGCACGCTCGTGCAGGGAAAAAGAGAATATGGCTATAGCGCACTGATGAATGATCTACGGCAGCTTGTGGAAATTTATCCGTTTTTGGTGAAAAGGACGATCGGGAATTCGGTGATGGGAAAAGAAATCGTCGAACTGCAGGTGGGCCGCGGGGATAAGCGGGTTCATATGAACGCCTCTTTTCATGCCCACGAATGGATTACTACACCCATCCTGATGCAGACGTTAAACGAGTATTTGCTGGCAGTCTCGAACCGCGGAGCCATTCGCGGACTTTTCATGCCGGATCTTTACCAGTCCACCACGCTCTCTCTCGTTCCGAACGTGAATCCGGACGGTGTCGATCTACTTATTGAAGGTCTCCCGGAAGAGGAGCCGTACCGGAGCGACGTGCTTGACATAAACGATGGATCTACTGATTTCTCCGGCTGGAAAGCCAACATCAGAGGGGTGGATTTGAACAACCAGTACCCGGCTTTATGGGAGGAGGAAGCGGAACAGAAGCCCCCTGCGCCGGCGCCCCGGGACTTCCCCGGCTACGAGCCGCTTACGGAACCGGAAGCGATTGCCATGGCTGATCTCACAGAAGAAGGAAATTTTGACCGGGTCCTTGCCTTTCACACCCAGGGCAAGGTAATCTTCTGGGGTTTTCAGGGGCTTGAACCACCGGAAGCTGAGACGATCGTGCTTGAGTTTCAGCGTGTAAGTGGATTTGAGCCGATTCAGTACGTGGAGAGCTACGCGGGCTACAAAGACTGGTTCATCCAGGAATGGCAGCGCCCCGGCTACACAGTTGAACTGGGGCTGGGAGAGAATCCTCTTCCCATTGAACAATTTGATGAAATGTACGAAGAAAATCTCGGCATCTTCCTCGCAGCCTTGTATATGTGA
- a CDS encoding bifunctional 4-hydroxy-2-oxoglutarate aldolase/2-dehydro-3-deoxy-phosphogluconate aldolase — MSNVLLGRLLASGIVAVVRKVDPDKADALTGAFVRGGVTGIEVTVDSDDAYETIRRLKGKYSDEAVIGAGTVVNKEQAEKALEAGADFIFAPILDRETVEYTKEQGKIMIPGVFTPTEIHQAYVWGADIVKVFPASTLGPGFIKDVNAPLGDIPKMPTGGVNLDNVGEFIKAGSVAAGIGGSLVKKDLIAAGDWDGLENLARQFVNKVQEAR, encoded by the coding sequence ATGAGTAATGTTTTACTTGGACGATTACTGGCGTCCGGAATTGTAGCGGTCGTGCGGAAGGTGGATCCGGATAAAGCAGATGCCCTCACAGGTGCTTTTGTCCGGGGAGGTGTAACCGGTATTGAGGTCACGGTTGATTCAGACGATGCTTATGAAACCATCCGCAGACTGAAAGGGAAATACAGTGACGAGGCTGTTATCGGCGCAGGCACAGTCGTGAATAAAGAACAGGCAGAGAAAGCCTTGGAGGCAGGAGCGGACTTTATCTTTGCTCCGATTCTTGACCGGGAAACCGTTGAGTATACAAAGGAGCAGGGAAAAATTATGATTCCTGGTGTGTTTACGCCTACTGAAATCCATCAGGCCTATGTATGGGGTGCCGATATTGTTAAAGTGTTTCCTGCAAGCACGCTGGGACCGGGCTTCATTAAGGATGTAAATGCCCCCCTTGGTGATATTCCGAAAATGCCGACCGGCGGAGTGAACCTTGATAATGTAGGAGAATTCATTAAGGCAGGCTCCGTCGCAGCCGGGATTGGCGGGTCCCTCGTGAAAAAAGACCTCATCGCAGCAGGTGACTGGGATGGCCTGGAAAACCTGGCCAGACAATTTGTTAACAAAGTCCAGGAAGCCCGGTGA
- a CDS encoding sugar kinase, which yields MQPDLITFGETMVIFDPAGKGPLRYVSQFNKRFGGAESNVAIGVSRLGHQAGWMSRVGDEELGTYVVNAIRGEGVDTSRVTRTSEAPTGLYIKERVREGSNQVYYYREGSAASRMSPEHVDWDYVKKAKVIHLSGITPFLSESCREMTLEVLRYAKENGIYVSFDPNLRLKILQKYPDHKELLLQIAKEADLFMPGYEEAQYLFGTDNPEEMIERSLDAGADQVVLKKGAEGIYFAEGDGDRGFVESFKVDKVVDPIGAGDGFAAGVLSGVLEGKTLREAVEQGAAIGAMVVTVEGDIEGLPTKKEIEAFKGTNSDVVR from the coding sequence ATGCAGCCGGATTTAATTACTTTTGGAGAGACAATGGTTATTTTTGATCCTGCGGGAAAAGGACCTTTGAGATATGTGAGTCAGTTTAATAAACGGTTTGGCGGGGCGGAATCGAACGTCGCCATTGGCGTCAGCCGTCTCGGCCACCAGGCCGGGTGGATGAGCAGAGTAGGCGATGAAGAGCTCGGAACGTATGTGGTAAATGCGATCAGAGGGGAGGGGGTGGACACTTCGAGAGTGACCCGCACCTCTGAAGCACCAACCGGCCTCTATATTAAGGAACGGGTACGGGAGGGCTCGAACCAGGTATATTATTACCGTGAAGGGTCAGCCGCAAGCCGGATGAGCCCCGAGCATGTGGACTGGGACTACGTAAAAAAAGCGAAGGTCATTCACCTGAGCGGTATTACGCCGTTTTTGAGTGAGAGCTGCCGGGAAATGACACTCGAAGTGCTGCGCTATGCAAAAGAGAATGGTATTTACGTTTCTTTTGACCCGAATCTGAGGCTGAAAATCCTTCAGAAATATCCTGATCACAAGGAACTTTTGCTCCAGATTGCCAAAGAGGCGGATCTGTTTATGCCTGGTTACGAAGAGGCGCAGTATCTGTTTGGAACAGACAACCCGGAGGAGATGATCGAGAGAAGCCTGGATGCCGGTGCGGACCAGGTGGTGCTGAAAAAAGGTGCTGAAGGTATCTATTTTGCTGAAGGCGACGGGGATAGAGGGTTTGTTGAAAGTTTTAAAGTAGACAAGGTAGTGGATCCGATTGGTGCAGGTGACGGGTTTGCAGCAGGTGTCCTTTCAGGAGTGCTTGAAGGCAAAACGTTGCGTGAAGCCGTTGAACAAGGGGCTGCGATCGGTGCGATGGTAGTGACTGTTGAGGGAGACATTGAAGGTCTCCCGACAAAAAAGGAAATTGAAGCGTTTAAAGGCACAAACAGTGATGTAGTGAGATAA
- a CDS encoding tripartite tricarboxylate transporter permease, with product MDLMIHGFGQAFQFNILILIILGVLAGIMIGSLPGLTATMGVALFLPISLGMDAVGGIVLLIAVYFGSIYGGSIAAILLNTPGTPASAATALDGYPMTQAGYAGKALAIAAIASGAGGLISTLMLTLISPQLSTVALNFSAPESFALALFGLSIISSISGKSVLKGLTVGVFGLIIATVGMDPMTSYPRFTFDQPTLLSGISFIPVMIGLFAVAEALYQIEKHLKVQERTKNVVANYLLPKFRELKVIWISVIRSSFIGTFIGSVPGAGADIAAFVSYNEAKRFSKKEEKDSFGKGNPKGIASAEAANNGVTGGAMVPLLTLGIPGDAVAAVLLGALMIHGMNPGPMLFVENAEMVYTLFAGMFLAAILVVIFGLLGVRLFTKVLLVPKRVLLPTIIVLSIVGAYAISNNYFDVYVMLVFGIIGYFMKKYGFPASPLVLALILGPMAESEMRRSLVMSEGSYAIFMTRPIAATLIVLAVLSMIAPIVFRYLKHRKESKAADS from the coding sequence ATGGATTTAATGATTCACGGTTTTGGCCAGGCGTTTCAATTTAACATTCTGATTCTGATCATTCTTGGGGTGCTTGCCGGTATCATGATTGGCTCACTTCCGGGGCTGACGGCAACGATGGGGGTTGCCCTCTTTCTGCCCATTTCCCTCGGTATGGATGCTGTAGGAGGCATTGTCCTTTTGATTGCCGTGTATTTCGGCTCCATTTACGGTGGGTCGATTGCAGCCATCCTTTTGAACACGCCGGGTACACCGGCATCCGCTGCTACAGCTCTGGATGGCTATCCGATGACCCAGGCAGGCTACGCGGGAAAAGCACTGGCGATAGCGGCAATTGCCTCAGGGGCAGGGGGGCTGATCAGTACGCTCATGCTGACACTGATTTCTCCCCAGCTGTCCACGGTCGCGCTGAATTTCAGTGCCCCTGAATCGTTTGCTCTGGCCTTATTCGGCCTGAGTATCATTTCAAGTATTTCGGGAAAATCGGTCCTCAAGGGACTGACCGTCGGTGTGTTCGGTCTCATCATTGCCACTGTCGGTATGGATCCAATGACCAGTTACCCCCGTTTTACCTTTGACCAGCCGACATTACTGAGCGGGATTTCCTTTATCCCTGTCATGATCGGACTGTTTGCAGTAGCTGAGGCACTCTATCAGATTGAAAAGCATTTGAAAGTTCAGGAGCGGACGAAAAACGTGGTGGCGAACTATCTGCTTCCAAAATTCAGAGAGCTGAAGGTAATCTGGATTTCTGTGATCCGTTCTTCTTTTATCGGAACGTTTATCGGCTCCGTTCCTGGGGCGGGGGCGGATATCGCTGCGTTCGTCTCCTACAATGAAGCGAAGCGTTTTTCAAAAAAAGAAGAGAAAGATTCTTTTGGAAAAGGTAATCCAAAGGGGATCGCCTCTGCAGAAGCGGCAAATAACGGGGTTACCGGAGGCGCCATGGTACCTCTGCTCACACTGGGTATCCCGGGTGACGCGGTGGCAGCGGTTCTGCTCGGTGCTTTGATGATTCACGGCATGAACCCTGGACCAATGCTTTTCGTGGAAAATGCCGAAATGGTATACACCCTTTTCGCTGGAATGTTTCTGGCAGCGATTCTCGTGGTGATCTTTGGTCTCCTCGGTGTGAGGCTATTTACAAAAGTGCTGCTCGTGCCGAAGCGAGTGTTACTTCCGACGATCATTGTACTGAGTATCGTAGGTGCTTATGCGATCAGCAATAATTATTTTGACGTTTACGTGATGCTCGTGTTTGGAATTATCGGCTATTTCATGAAAAAGTACGGTTTCCCTGCTTCTCCGCTCGTCCTTGCTTTAATTCTCGGACCGATGGCGGAAAGTGAAATGAGGCGCTCGCTCGTCATGTCTGAAGGAAGCTACGCCATCTTTATGACCCGTCCGATTGCAGCGACACTGATTGTGCTTGCCGTATTGTCTATGATTGCGCCGATTGTCTTCAGATATCTGAAACACCGGAAAGAATCGAAAGCAGCAGACAGCTAG
- a CDS encoding tripartite tricarboxylate transporter TctB family protein: MLTSNRVIGIILILFSAAVWVLASSFPDQAGAGPGSAFFPQALSVLLVILAAGLIFVNPEGEKQDPFNKTQLLTFLGFILTLIVYILLIPQIGFFVTTVAAAFVMVTLLSGSSIVFRGVTAVALSLVTYSVFRFLFNVPLPDGLLF, translated from the coding sequence ATGCTTACGTCGAACCGCGTCATTGGTATCATCCTGATTCTGTTTTCCGCTGCCGTCTGGGTACTGGCAAGCAGCTTTCCTGATCAGGCAGGTGCGGGACCTGGGTCTGCCTTTTTCCCTCAGGCACTTTCCGTTCTTCTGGTTATTTTGGCAGCCGGACTCATTTTTGTGAATCCGGAAGGGGAAAAACAGGATCCTTTTAATAAGACACAGTTACTTACATTCTTAGGATTTATTCTGACATTGATAGTCTATATTCTTCTCATTCCGCAGATCGGCTTTTTTGTCACAACAGTTGCAGCGGCCTTTGTGATGGTGACACTGCTTTCCGGCTCCTCCATTGTTTTCAGAGGGGTCACAGCAGTCGCGCTGTCTCTGGTGACTTATTCCGTATTCAGATTTTTATTTAATGTTCCTCTTCCGGATGGTCTGCTGTTTTAG
- a CDS encoding tripartite tricarboxylate transporter substrate binding protein produces MNKGLRTALFGAASTAVLLAACGDEAEETQQENGNGGDQSDEAEETDFPEGSVDIIVPYAAGGGTDAVARSFADIAEEELGETVSVLNREGGGGAVGMQEGAAADPDGHTVTMVTVELLTLPHSGLAQFTHEDFIPVSLLNEDAAAITVPADSEWETIDDFIEASQNESGIQIGNSGTGAIWHLAAAALEQEIDSQYNHVPFDGAAPAITALLGGHIDAVTVSAAEVSSQVEAGELEILAVMAEERLDAYPDVPTLEESGVDLSIGTWRGMAVPEGTPEGTVNALEEAFAAAAEDERFIETLEDLDLGYRYEDPQGFRDLLEEQDALFGELIPTLDLE; encoded by the coding sequence ATGAACAAAGGGTTAAGAACAGCACTTTTTGGTGCAGCGTCCACAGCGGTACTGCTTGCGGCGTGTGGAGATGAAGCAGAAGAGACACAGCAGGAAAATGGCAATGGCGGGGATCAGAGTGATGAGGCAGAGGAAACGGATTTTCCTGAAGGCTCTGTCGACATTATCGTCCCATACGCTGCCGGCGGTGGAACAGATGCAGTCGCACGTTCGTTTGCTGATATTGCCGAGGAAGAGCTGGGAGAAACAGTCTCTGTGCTCAACCGTGAAGGTGGAGGCGGGGCAGTAGGAATGCAGGAAGGGGCGGCAGCAGACCCTGACGGTCATACCGTAACGATGGTCACAGTTGAACTGCTTACACTGCCGCATTCCGGTCTTGCCCAGTTTACACATGAAGACTTTATCCCGGTCTCTCTTCTAAACGAAGATGCTGCAGCCATTACTGTACCGGCCGATTCTGAGTGGGAAACAATCGATGATTTTATTGAAGCGTCCCAGAACGAAAGCGGCATTCAGATCGGCAACTCAGGAACCGGTGCTATCTGGCATCTGGCGGCCGCCGCTCTTGAACAGGAAATTGACAGCCAGTACAACCACGTTCCATTTGATGGTGCAGCGCCGGCCATTACCGCTCTTCTAGGCGGGCACATTGATGCGGTAACTGTAAGTGCTGCGGAAGTGAGCTCCCAGGTGGAAGCCGGTGAACTTGAAATCCTTGCCGTTATGGCAGAAGAACGCCTCGATGCGTACCCGGATGTCCCGACTCTTGAAGAATCAGGCGTCGATCTCTCTATCGGTACATGGAGAGGAATGGCTGTACCGGAAGGCACACCTGAAGGCACAGTAAACGCTCTTGAAGAGGCATTTGCAGCAGCAGCAGAAGATGAGCGCTTTATTGAAACGCTTGAGGACCTGGATCTTGGCTACCGTTATGAGGATCCACAAGGTTTCCGTGATCTTCTTGAAGAGCAGGATGCTCTGTTTGGTGAACTGATTCCGACACTTGATCTTGAGTAA
- a CDS encoding IclR family transcriptional regulator, which yields MVQSVDRALEILEHLKKAPDGLGITELSNKLGTAKSTVHRLVKTLQKHDYVKTGRTDGIYELGLKFLEMNHTVVENLDIVSLANPILRELTKETSEITHLVMLDDMELVYIDKVEANATTIRIYSQTGKRAPIHCTGVGKAIAAYFSPEEYERYFARTEMKRFTPYTITTKEDFLKETALIRKNGYAMDNEEHEEGIRCVAAPIFEHNGIVRHAISMTGPVSRMSDERLEKIIPMIKEAAMTISRKLGYSS from the coding sequence ATGGTGCAATCTGTTGACCGTGCTCTGGAAATTCTGGAGCATCTTAAGAAAGCCCCGGATGGACTTGGTATTACTGAGCTGTCCAATAAGCTTGGAACGGCAAAGAGTACCGTTCACCGGCTGGTTAAAACACTGCAGAAACACGATTATGTAAAAACAGGACGGACCGATGGAATCTATGAACTCGGCCTGAAGTTCCTGGAGATGAACCATACAGTAGTTGAAAATCTGGATATCGTCTCGCTTGCCAATCCGATTTTAAGAGAGTTAACCAAGGAGACATCCGAAATTACCCACCTGGTTATGCTGGACGATATGGAACTTGTCTACATTGATAAGGTGGAAGCCAATGCGACCACGATCCGTATTTATTCCCAGACAGGAAAAAGAGCCCCGATCCACTGTACGGGTGTTGGAAAAGCGATAGCAGCCTACTTTTCACCAGAGGAGTACGAAAGGTATTTTGCCCGCACAGAAATGAAAAGGTTTACACCTTACACGATCACGACGAAAGAAGATTTTCTGAAAGAAACAGCACTGATCCGTAAAAATGGCTATGCAATGGATAATGAAGAGCACGAAGAAGGTATACGCTGTGTGGCTGCACCTATTTTTGAGCATAACGGCATTGTCCGACACGCGATCAGTATGACCGGGCCCGTTAGCCGGATGAGTGATGAACGTCTGGAAAAAATCATTCCGATGATTAAAGAAGCGGCTATGACCATTTCCAGAAAGCTCGGCTATTCTTCTTAA